A stretch of the Serratia marcescens genome encodes the following:
- the infC gene encoding translation initiation factor IF-3 has translation MKGGKRVQPARPNRINREIRAQEVRLTGVDGEQIGIVSLNEALEKAEEAGVDLVEISPNAEPPVCRIMDYGKFLYEKSKSTKEQKKKQKVIQVKEIKFRPGTDDGDYQVKLRNLIRFLEDGDKAKITLRFRGREMAHQQIGMEVLNRVRKDLCEDMDLAVVESFPTKIEGRQMIMVLAPKKKQ, from the coding sequence ATTAAAGGCGGAAAACGAGTTCAACCGGCGCGTCCTAATCGCATTAACAGAGAAATTCGCGCGCAAGAAGTTCGCCTAACCGGCGTCGATGGCGAGCAGATTGGTATTGTCAGTCTGAATGAAGCTCTTGAAAAAGCTGAGGAAGCGGGCGTTGATTTAGTAGAAATCAGCCCAAATGCCGAACCGCCAGTTTGCCGAATCATGGATTACGGCAAATTCCTCTACGAGAAGAGCAAGTCGACGAAAGAACAGAAGAAGAAGCAAAAAGTTATCCAGGTTAAGGAAATCAAATTCCGTCCTGGCACCGATGATGGCGACTATCAGGTCAAACTACGCAACCTGATTCGCTTTCTGGAAGATGGCGATAAAGCCAAAATCACCCTGCGTTTCCGCGGGCGTGAGATGGCGCACCAGCAGATCGGTATGGAAGTGCTTAACCGCGTCCGTAAAGACCTGTGTGAAGATATGGATCTGGCAGTGGTCGAGTCCTTCCCTACGAAGATCGAAGGCCGCCAGATGATTATGGTGCTCGCTCCTAAGAAGAAACAGTAA
- the thrS gene encoding threonine--tRNA ligase, giving the protein MPVITLPDGSQRHFDHPVSPMDVARDIGPGLAKACIAGRVNGELVDAGDLIESDAQLAIITIKDEDGLEIMRHSCAHLLGHAIKQLWPDTKMAIGPVIDNGFYYDVDIDRTLTQEDLDLLEKRMHELADKDYDVIKKKVSWQEARDTFAERGEIYKVAILDENISHDDRPGLYHHEEYVDMCRGPHVPNMRFCHHFKLQKTSGAYWRGDSKNKMLQRIYGTAWADKKQLNAYLQRLEEAAKRDHRKIGKQLDLYHMQEEAPGMVFWHNDGWTIFRELEAFVRMKLKEYQYQEVKGPFMMDRVLWEKTGHWENYKDAMFTTASENREYCIKPMNCPGHVQIFNQGLKSYRDLPLRMGEFGSCHRNEPSGSLHGLMRVRGFTQDDAHIFCTEEQVRAEVNECIRMVYDVYGTFGFDKIAVKLSTRPEKRIGTDDMWTRAEEDLAAALTENGIPFEYQPGEGAFYGPKIEFTLHDCLDRAWQCGTVQLDFFLPGRLGASYVGENNDRVVPVMIHRAILGSMERFIGILTEEYAGFYPTWIAPVQVVVMNITDSQSDYVQQLTKKLQDAGIRVKADLRNEKIGFKIREHTLRRVPYMLVCGDKEVEAGKVAVRTRRGKDLGSLDVNEVVDKLLKEIRSRSLHQLEE; this is encoded by the coding sequence ATGCCTGTTATTACTCTTCCTGACGGTAGTCAGCGTCATTTCGACCACCCCGTTTCCCCGATGGATGTCGCGCGCGATATCGGCCCTGGCCTGGCGAAAGCCTGTATCGCCGGCCGCGTCAACGGCGAGCTGGTTGATGCCGGCGATCTGATCGAATCGGATGCGCAGCTGGCCATCATCACTATCAAAGATGAAGACGGTCTGGAAATCATGCGCCACTCCTGCGCTCACCTGCTGGGTCATGCGATCAAGCAGCTGTGGCCGGATACCAAAATGGCGATCGGTCCGGTGATCGACAACGGTTTCTATTATGACGTGGATATCGACCGCACCCTGACGCAGGAAGACCTGGATCTGCTGGAAAAGCGGATGCACGAGTTGGCCGATAAGGATTACGACGTCATCAAGAAGAAGGTCAGCTGGCAAGAAGCCCGCGACACCTTCGCTGAGCGCGGCGAAATCTACAAAGTGGCGATCCTGGATGAGAACATCAGCCATGACGATCGTCCTGGCCTGTATCACCACGAAGAATACGTCGACATGTGCCGCGGTCCGCACGTGCCGAACATGCGTTTCTGCCACCATTTCAAGCTGCAGAAAACTTCCGGCGCTTACTGGCGCGGCGACAGCAAAAACAAAATGCTGCAGCGTATCTACGGTACCGCCTGGGCAGACAAGAAGCAGTTGAACGCCTACCTGCAACGTCTGGAAGAAGCGGCCAAGCGCGATCACCGCAAGATCGGCAAACAGCTCGACCTGTATCACATGCAGGAAGAAGCGCCGGGCATGGTGTTCTGGCACAACGACGGTTGGACTATCTTCCGCGAGCTGGAAGCCTTCGTGCGCATGAAGCTCAAAGAGTATCAGTACCAGGAAGTGAAAGGTCCGTTCATGATGGACCGCGTGCTGTGGGAAAAAACCGGCCACTGGGAAAATTACAAAGACGCCATGTTCACCACCGCGTCGGAAAACCGCGAATACTGCATCAAGCCGATGAACTGCCCGGGCCACGTGCAGATCTTCAACCAGGGCCTGAAGTCGTACCGCGATTTGCCGCTGCGCATGGGCGAATTCGGCAGCTGCCACCGCAACGAGCCATCGGGTTCCCTGCATGGCCTGATGCGCGTGCGCGGCTTCACGCAAGATGACGCCCACATCTTCTGTACCGAAGAGCAGGTGCGCGCCGAAGTGAACGAATGCATCCGCATGGTGTATGACGTGTACGGCACTTTCGGTTTCGACAAGATTGCCGTCAAGTTGTCGACTCGTCCGGAAAAACGCATCGGCACCGACGACATGTGGACCCGTGCGGAAGAGGACCTGGCCGCCGCGCTGACCGAGAACGGCATTCCGTTTGAATATCAGCCGGGTGAGGGCGCCTTCTACGGACCGAAAATTGAATTTACCCTGCATGATTGTTTGGATCGCGCATGGCAATGTGGTACCGTGCAGCTCGATTTCTTCTTGCCGGGCCGTTTGGGCGCTTCGTATGTTGGCGAAAACAACGATCGCGTCGTGCCGGTAATGATTCACCGCGCCATTTTGGGCTCCATGGAACGTTTCATCGGTATCCTTACCGAAGAATACGCCGGGTTCTACCCGACCTGGATCGCTCCGGTGCAGGTGGTGGTGATGAATATCACCGACAGCCAGTCTGATTATGTCCAGCAATTGACCAAAAAACTGCAGGATGCAGGCATTCGCGTGAAAGCGGACTTGAGAAATGAGAAGATTGGCTTTAAAATTCGCGAACATACTTTACGTCGAGTCCCTTACATGTTGGTGTGCGGCGACAAAGAGGTCGAAGCAGGCAAAGTTGCCGTTCGTACCCGCCGTGGCAAAGACCTGGGAAGCCTGGACGTAAACGAAGTCGTAGACAAGCTGCTGAAAGAGATTCGCAGCCGTAGTCTTCATCAACTGGAGGAATAA
- the pheM gene encoding pheST operon leader peptide PheM, protein MHAAIFRFFFYFSA, encoded by the coding sequence ATGCACGCAGCTATTTTTCGTTTCTTTTTTTACTTTAGCGCCTGA
- a CDS encoding DUF2502 domain-containing protein, giving the protein MKKILLLVCFPLLLPLAAQADVSVDINVPGVSLHLGDQDRRGYYWDGYDWRPPQWWHAHQGRGLGERNARGMYWDGGRWQPSPPRGYEHRESERSGNPFHGDRDNRDHDHRHDDRGGPDRRDDGRGQPYPPGNAGPHR; this is encoded by the coding sequence ATGAAAAAGATCCTGTTGCTGGTGTGTTTCCCGCTGTTGCTGCCGCTGGCGGCGCAGGCCGATGTGTCCGTCGATATCAACGTGCCGGGTGTTTCCCTGCATCTGGGGGATCAGGACCGTCGCGGCTACTACTGGGATGGCTACGACTGGCGTCCACCGCAGTGGTGGCATGCGCACCAGGGCCGCGGTCTGGGCGAGCGCAATGCGCGCGGCATGTACTGGGACGGCGGACGTTGGCAACCTTCGCCGCCGCGTGGCTATGAGCATCGCGAGTCGGAACGCAGCGGCAATCCGTTCCACGGCGATCGCGATAATCGCGACCACGACCACCGTCATGACGATCGAGGTGGCCCTGATCGCCGTGATGACGGCCGCGGTCAGCCTTATCCACCGGGTAACGCTGGCCCGCATCGTTAA
- the ihfA gene encoding integration host factor subunit alpha: protein MALTKAEMSEHLFEKLGLSKRDAKDLVELFFEEVRRALENGEQVKLSGFGNFDLRDKNQRPGRNPKTGEDIPITARRVVTFRPGQKLKSRVENASPKG, encoded by the coding sequence ATGGCGCTTACTAAAGCTGAAATGTCAGAACACCTGTTTGAGAAGCTTGGGCTTAGCAAACGGGACGCCAAAGACCTGGTGGAACTGTTCTTTGAAGAGGTCCGTCGGGCCCTTGAGAATGGCGAACAGGTAAAACTGTCGGGTTTTGGCAACTTTGATCTGCGTGACAAGAACCAACGTCCGGGGCGTAACCCGAAGACCGGCGAAGACATTCCGATTACGGCGCGCCGCGTGGTGACCTTCCGTCCGGGGCAGAAGCTGAAAAGCCGGGTAGAAAACGCCAGCCCGAAAGGGTGA
- the rplT gene encoding 50S ribosomal protein L20: MARVKRGVIARARHKKIMKQAKGYYGARSRVYRVAFQAVIKAGQYAYRDRRQRKRQFRQLWIARINAAARQNGLSYSKFINGLKKASIEIDRKILADIAVFDKVAFGALVEKAKAALA, from the coding sequence ATGGCTCGCGTAAAACGTGGTGTAATTGCACGCGCACGTCACAAGAAAATTATGAAGCAGGCGAAAGGCTACTACGGTGCCCGTTCGCGCGTATATCGTGTTGCCTTCCAGGCAGTAATCAAAGCAGGCCAGTACGCTTACCGTGACCGTCGTCAACGTAAGCGTCAGTTCCGTCAGCTGTGGATTGCACGTATCAACGCAGCTGCTCGTCAGAACGGTCTGTCTTACAGCAAGTTCATCAACGGCTTGAAAAAAGCGTCGATCGAAATTGACCGTAAGATCCTGGCTGACATCGCAGTCTTCGACAAAGTGGCCTTCGGCGCACTGGTTGAGAAAGCGAAAGCAGCTCTGGCGTAA
- the btuD gene encoding vitamin B12 ABC transporter ATP-binding protein BtuD yields MLQLVEVGVAGRLAPFSAQIDGGLQVHLIGPNGAGKSTLLARAAGMLPGLGEVRLDGRALADYPGNELSRRRGYLSQQQPPVSLMPVFQYLALHRPAAAAQTEVEHAILYLCQRLKLVDKLSRMLTQLSGGEWQRVRLAAVLLQVWPSVNPHSRLLLLDEPTNSLDVAQKVALDRLLREFCQSGRSALVCAHDLNHTLQQADRVWLLHAGQLVAQGITREVMAPALLSQIYEVDFHLQWVGNQRWIMTRTA; encoded by the coding sequence ATGCTGCAACTCGTTGAGGTTGGGGTGGCGGGGCGCTTGGCGCCTTTTTCGGCACAGATTGACGGCGGGTTGCAGGTTCACCTGATCGGCCCAAATGGCGCAGGGAAGAGTACCTTGCTGGCGCGGGCGGCGGGCATGCTGCCGGGGCTGGGCGAGGTTCGCCTGGACGGGCGCGCGTTGGCCGATTATCCGGGGAACGAGCTGTCGCGCCGCCGCGGTTATCTCAGTCAGCAACAGCCGCCGGTGTCGCTGATGCCGGTGTTTCAGTATTTGGCGTTGCACCGGCCTGCGGCAGCGGCGCAAACCGAGGTGGAGCACGCCATCCTCTATTTGTGCCAGCGGTTGAAGTTGGTGGATAAACTGTCACGCATGCTGACGCAGCTCTCCGGTGGAGAATGGCAACGGGTGCGGCTGGCGGCGGTATTGCTGCAGGTGTGGCCCAGCGTCAATCCGCACAGCCGATTGTTGTTGCTGGATGAACCGACCAATAGCCTGGACGTGGCGCAAAAGGTCGCGCTGGATCGCCTGCTGCGCGAATTCTGCCAAAGTGGACGTAGCGCGCTGGTGTGCGCGCACGATCTGAATCATACCCTGCAGCAGGCCGATCGGGTTTGGTTGCTGCATGCTGGGCAGCTGGTCGCGCAGGGCATCACCCGTGAGGTGATGGCGCCCGCGCTGTTGTCGCAGATCTATGAAGTGGATTTCCACCTGCAATGGGTGGGGAACCAGCGTTGGATCATGACCCGCACGGCTTAA
- the btuC gene encoding vitamin B12 ABC transporter permease BtuC: MPTSRTFTLLLQHQRYRDKRQLSLLALGVVVALLFSLCAGDQWIWPSEWFSDRAQLFVWQLRLPRALAVMLVGAALAVAGAVMQALFENPLAEPGLLGVANGAGVALVLTVLLGHGLLPVALMSAAAIAGALAMTFLLLGFARRRRLTNARLLLVGVALGIVCSALMTWAVYFSTSLDLRQLMYWMMGGFGGVDWRQKWLVLALLPVLLWLCGQGQALNLMALGEVQARQLGLSLHLWRNLLVLAIGWLVGVSVALAGVIGFVGLVIPHILRLTGLTDQRYLLPACALAGAAVLLVADVIARTALLAAELPIGVVTATLGAPLFIWLLTRTKGVR; the protein is encoded by the coding sequence ATGCCAACCAGCCGTACCTTCACCTTACTGTTGCAACATCAACGCTACCGCGATAAACGCCAGCTCAGTCTGTTGGCGCTGGGCGTGGTTGTGGCGTTGCTGTTCAGCCTTTGCGCCGGCGATCAATGGATATGGCCGTCAGAGTGGTTCAGCGATCGGGCACAACTGTTCGTTTGGCAACTGCGTTTGCCGCGCGCGCTGGCGGTGATGCTGGTCGGCGCCGCCCTGGCGGTAGCGGGCGCGGTGATGCAGGCGTTGTTTGAAAACCCGCTGGCGGAGCCCGGTCTGCTGGGCGTCGCTAACGGCGCCGGCGTTGCGCTGGTGCTGACGGTGCTGTTGGGGCACGGTTTGTTGCCGGTGGCGCTGATGAGCGCCGCCGCGATAGCCGGTGCGCTGGCGATGACTTTCTTGTTGTTGGGCTTCGCTCGCCGGCGACGTCTGACCAATGCGCGACTGTTGCTGGTCGGTGTGGCGCTGGGCATCGTGTGCAGCGCGCTGATGACCTGGGCGGTCTATTTCAGCACCAGTCTCGATCTGCGGCAGCTGATGTACTGGATGATGGGCGGTTTCGGCGGCGTCGACTGGCGCCAAAAATGGCTGGTGCTGGCGCTGCTGCCGGTGCTGCTGTGGCTGTGTGGCCAGGGGCAGGCGCTCAACCTGATGGCGCTGGGCGAAGTGCAGGCGCGCCAACTTGGGCTGTCGCTGCATCTGTGGCGCAATCTGCTGGTGCTGGCGATCGGTTGGCTGGTCGGTGTCAGTGTGGCGCTCGCCGGGGTGATCGGCTTCGTCGGGCTGGTGATCCCGCATATTTTGCGGCTCACCGGCCTGACCGACCAGCGCTATCTGCTGCCGGCCTGCGCGCTGGCGGGGGCCGCAGTGTTGCTGGTGGCCGATGTGATCGCCCGCACTGCGCTGCTGGCGGCCGAGCTGCCGATCGGCGTGGTGACCGCCACGCTGGGGGCGCCGCTATTTATCTGGTTACTGACCCGGACAAAAGGCGTAAGGTAG
- the pheT gene encoding phenylalanine--tRNA ligase subunit beta, producing MKFSELWLREWVNPAISSEALSDQITMAGLEVDGVDPVAGAFNGVVVGEVVECGQHPNADKLRVTKVNVGGERLLDIVCGAPNCRTGLKVAVATVGAVLPGDFKIKAAKLRGEPSEGMLCSFSELGISDDHDGIIELPLDAPIGTDIRDYLKLNDNTIEISVTPNRADCLGIIGVARDVGVLNQVALTEPDMSPVAATIDATLPIRVDAPQACPRYLGRVVKGINVKAPSPLWMREKLRRCGIRSIDAVVDVTNYVLLELGQPMHAFDLSRIDGGIVVRMAEEGETLTLLDGNEAKLSADTLVIADHQKALAMGGIFGGEHSGVNGETQDVLLECAFFSPLSITGRARRHGLHTDASHRYERGVDPALQYKAMERATRLLLDICGGQAGPIIDVTHENELPKRATITLRREKLDRLIGHVVPSEQVSDILRRLGCQVTEQGDNWQAVAPSWRFDMEIEEDLVEEVARVYGYDNIPDVPVRADLVMTQHREADLTLKRVKTMLVDHGYQEAITYSFVDPKVQALLHPNEEALILPSPISVEMSAMRLSLWTGLLSAVVYNQNRQQTRLRLFESGLRFVPDSAADLGIRQDVMLAGVIAGHTHDEHWDLARKPVDFYDLKGDLESVLELTGKLSEIQFRAEANPALHPGQSAAIYLHGERVGFIGVVHPELERKLDLNGRTVVFELEWNKLASRAVPQAREISRFPANRRDIAVVVAENVPAEDILAECKKVGANQVVGVNLFDVYRGKGVAEGDKSLAISLVLQDTARTLEEEEIAATVAKCVEALKQRFQASLRD from the coding sequence ATGAAATTCAGTGAACTCTGGTTGCGCGAGTGGGTAAACCCGGCCATCAGCAGCGAAGCATTATCCGATCAAATCACCATGGCTGGCCTGGAAGTGGACGGCGTGGATCCGGTTGCCGGCGCGTTTAACGGCGTCGTCGTGGGCGAGGTGGTCGAGTGCGGCCAGCACCCGAACGCCGACAAACTGCGCGTCACCAAGGTTAACGTAGGCGGCGAACGCCTGCTCGACATCGTCTGTGGCGCGCCAAACTGCCGTACCGGCCTGAAAGTGGCGGTCGCCACCGTGGGCGCGGTGCTGCCAGGCGATTTCAAAATCAAGGCCGCCAAGCTACGCGGCGAACCTTCGGAAGGCATGCTGTGCTCGTTCTCCGAGCTGGGCATTTCCGACGATCATGACGGTATCATTGAGCTGCCGCTGGATGCGCCGATCGGCACCGACATCCGCGACTATCTGAAACTGAACGACAACACCATCGAGATCAGCGTCACGCCGAACCGCGCCGACTGCCTGGGCATCATCGGCGTTGCGCGAGACGTGGGCGTACTGAACCAGGTTGCGCTGACCGAGCCGGACATGAGCCCGGTGGCCGCCACCATCGACGCTACGCTGCCGATCCGCGTTGACGCGCCGCAGGCGTGCCCGCGTTATCTGGGCCGCGTGGTGAAAGGCATCAACGTCAAGGCACCAAGCCCGCTGTGGATGCGTGAAAAACTGCGTCGTTGCGGTATCCGTTCTATCGATGCCGTGGTAGACGTCACCAACTATGTGCTGTTGGAACTTGGCCAGCCGATGCACGCCTTCGATCTGAGCCGCATCGACGGCGGCATCGTGGTACGTATGGCGGAAGAAGGGGAAACCCTGACGCTGCTGGACGGCAACGAAGCCAAACTGAGCGCCGACACCTTAGTGATCGCCGATCATCAAAAAGCATTGGCGATGGGCGGTATCTTCGGCGGCGAGCATTCCGGCGTCAACGGGGAAACTCAGGACGTGCTGCTGGAGTGCGCCTTCTTCAGCCCGCTGTCTATCACCGGCCGCGCACGCCGTCACGGCCTGCACACCGATGCTTCTCATCGCTATGAGCGCGGCGTCGATCCGGCGTTGCAGTACAAAGCGATGGAGCGCGCCACGCGTCTGTTGCTCGATATCTGCGGCGGTCAGGCCGGCCCGATTATTGACGTGACCCATGAAAACGAACTGCCGAAGCGCGCTACCATCACGCTGCGCCGCGAGAAGCTGGATCGCCTGATCGGCCACGTGGTGCCGAGCGAGCAGGTTAGCGACATTCTGCGCCGCCTGGGCTGCCAGGTGACCGAACAGGGCGACAACTGGCAAGCGGTCGCGCCGAGCTGGCGTTTCGATATGGAGATCGAAGAGGACCTGGTGGAAGAAGTGGCGCGCGTTTACGGCTACGACAATATCCCGGATGTGCCGGTTCGTGCCGATCTGGTGATGACCCAGCATCGCGAAGCCGATCTGACGCTGAAACGCGTGAAGACCATGCTGGTCGATCACGGTTATCAGGAAGCGATCACTTACAGCTTCGTCGATCCGAAAGTGCAGGCACTGCTGCACCCGAATGAAGAAGCGCTGATTCTGCCGAGCCCGATTTCGGTCGAAATGTCGGCGATGCGTTTGTCGCTGTGGACCGGTTTGCTGTCTGCGGTGGTGTATAACCAGAACCGTCAGCAGACGCGTCTGCGCCTGTTCGAAAGCGGCTTGCGCTTTGTGCCTGATAGTGCGGCAGATCTGGGTATTCGTCAGGACGTCATGCTGGCAGGCGTGATCGCCGGCCATACGCACGATGAGCATTGGGATCTGGCGCGCAAGCCTGTCGACTTCTATGATTTAAAAGGGGATCTGGAGTCGGTCCTCGAGCTGACCGGTAAATTATCCGAAATTCAGTTCCGGGCGGAAGCCAATCCAGCCCTGCATCCAGGGCAAAGTGCGGCGATTTATTTGCATGGCGAACGCGTAGGTTTCATCGGTGTGGTTCACCCGGAACTTGAACGTAAACTGGATCTTAACGGCCGCACTGTGGTGTTTGAACTGGAGTGGAACAAGCTTGCGAGCCGCGCCGTGCCTCAGGCGCGGGAGATTTCGCGCTTCCCGGCAAACCGCCGTGATATCGCCGTTGTGGTGGCTGAAAACGTCCCCGCAGAAGATATTTTGGCCGAGTGTAAGAAAGTTGGCGCAAATCAGGTAGTTGGCGTAAACTTGTTTGACGTGTACCGTGGCAAGGGCGTGGCAGAAGGTGACAAGAGCCTGGCTATCAGTCTGGTATTGCAGGATACCGCTCGTACACTGGAAGAAGAGGAGATAGCCGCTACCGTTGCAAAATGCGTAGAGGCTCTAAAACAGCGATTCCAAGCATCCTTGAGGGATTGA
- the pheS gene encoding phenylalanine--tRNA ligase subunit alpha has product MPHLAELVANAKAAVEDAQDVAALDLVRVEYFGKKGHFTLQMQSLRDVPAEDRPAAGAVINQAKQEVQDALNARKNALESAALNARLAAETIDVSLPGRRMENGGLHPVTRTIDRIETFFGELGFSVATGPEIEDDYHNFDALNIPGHHPARADHDTFWFDATRLLRTQTSGVQIRTMKNQQPPIRIIAPGRVYRNDYDQTHTPMFHQMEGLIVDKDISFTNLKGTLHDFLNNFFEEDLQVRFRPSYFPFTEPSAEVDVMGKNGKWLEVLGCGMVHPNVLRNVGIDPEVYSGFAFGMGMERLTMLRYGVTDLRAFFENDLRFLKQFK; this is encoded by the coding sequence ATGCCACATCTCGCAGAGCTGGTTGCCAATGCCAAGGCAGCCGTAGAAGATGCCCAGGATGTTGCCGCGTTAGATTTGGTGCGCGTCGAATATTTTGGCAAGAAAGGTCATTTCACCTTGCAGATGCAGTCTCTGCGTGACGTACCGGCGGAAGACCGTCCGGCGGCCGGCGCGGTGATCAACCAGGCCAAGCAAGAGGTGCAAGACGCCCTGAACGCGCGTAAGAACGCGCTGGAAAGCGCTGCGCTGAACGCGCGCCTGGCGGCTGAAACCATCGACGTGTCCCTGCCGGGCCGTCGCATGGAGAACGGCGGCCTGCACCCGGTGACCCGCACCATCGACCGTATCGAAACCTTCTTCGGCGAGTTGGGCTTCTCCGTTGCCACCGGCCCGGAGATTGAAGACGATTACCATAACTTCGACGCGCTGAACATTCCAGGGCATCACCCGGCGCGCGCCGACCACGATACTTTCTGGTTCGACGCCACGCGCCTGCTGCGCACCCAGACTTCCGGCGTGCAGATCCGCACCATGAAGAACCAGCAGCCGCCGATCCGCATCATTGCGCCGGGCCGTGTTTATCGTAACGACTACGATCAGACTCACACCCCGATGTTCCACCAGATGGAAGGGTTGATCGTCGATAAAGACATCAGCTTCACCAACCTGAAGGGCACGCTGCACGATTTCCTGAACAACTTCTTTGAAGAAGACCTGCAGGTTCGTTTCCGTCCGTCCTACTTCCCGTTCACCGAGCCGTCCGCTGAAGTGGACGTGATGGGCAAGAACGGCAAGTGGCTGGAAGTGCTGGGCTGCGGCATGGTGCATCCGAACGTGCTGCGCAACGTGGGCATCGATCCGGAAGTTTACTCCGGCTTCGCCTTCGGTATGGGCATGGAGCGCCTGACTATGCTGCGTTACGGCGTCACTGACCTGCGCGCATTCTTCGAAAACGATCTGCGTTTCCTCAAACAGTTTAAGTAA
- the rpmI gene encoding 50S ribosomal protein L35, with protein MPKIKTVRGAAKRFKKTGSGGFKRKHANLRHILTKKATKRKRHLRPKGMVSKNDLVLVTACLPYA; from the coding sequence ATGCCAAAGATTAAAACTGTACGTGGTGCAGCCAAGCGCTTCAAAAAAACCGGCAGCGGTGGTTTTAAGCGTAAACATGCCAACCTGCGTCATATTCTGACCAAAAAAGCAACCAAGCGTAAACGTCACCTGCGTCCGAAAGGCATGGTGTCTAAAAACGATCTGGTCCTGGTTACCGCGTGCCTGCCGTACGCATAA
- a CDS encoding glutathione peroxidase, with product MSKPIDNLPLQTIENQPTTLGAYQGKVLLVVNVASECGLTKQYEGLEALYETYRERGLEVLGFPSNEFLGQEPGSNEEILAFCRGTFGVQFPMFAKIEVNGEHRHPLYQALIAAQPEAVAPEGSEFLARMTSKGRAPKHPGDILWNFEKFLVARDGTVIQRFSPDTTPEDPALVAAVKQALAG from the coding sequence ATGAGCAAGCCAATCGACAACCTGCCGTTACAAACCATTGAAAATCAGCCGACCACGCTGGGCGCCTATCAGGGCAAGGTGCTGCTGGTGGTCAACGTGGCCTCGGAGTGCGGCCTGACCAAGCAGTACGAAGGGCTGGAAGCGCTGTACGAAACCTATCGCGAACGTGGGCTGGAAGTTCTGGGGTTCCCGTCCAATGAGTTTCTGGGCCAGGAGCCGGGCAGCAACGAAGAGATCCTGGCGTTTTGCCGCGGCACCTTCGGCGTGCAATTCCCGATGTTCGCCAAGATTGAGGTGAACGGCGAGCACCGTCATCCGCTGTATCAGGCGTTGATTGCCGCACAGCCGGAAGCTGTCGCACCGGAAGGCAGCGAGTTCCTGGCGCGGATGACCAGCAAGGGGCGCGCACCGAAGCACCCCGGCGATATTCTGTGGAACTTCGAGAAATTCCTTGTCGCGCGCGACGGTACGGTGATCCAGCGCTTCTCGCCTGACACCACGCCAGAGGATCCGGCGCTGGTGGCGGCGGTGAAACAAGCGCTGGCAGGTTAA